A part of Camelus bactrianus isolate YW-2024 breed Bactrian camel chromosome 7, ASM4877302v1, whole genome shotgun sequence genomic DNA contains:
- the LOC105063080 gene encoding carboxypeptidase A4 isoform X3 has translation MKWILFFGALIGSGICGREKCFGDQVFRINVRNGDEISKISQLVNSDNFKLSFWKSPSTFGHPVDILVPSVSLQPVRAFLKSQLLEYSVTIEDLQALLDNEEKERQHNEGQERSSNNFNYGAYHSLEAIYHEMDSIAQDFSGLVSRVKIGHSFENRSMYILKFSTGRGSQRPAIWLNAGIHSREWISQATAIWTARKIVTDYGKDPAITSILEKMDIFLLPVANPDGYVYTQTQDRLWRKSRSLNPGSSCIGTDLNRNWNVSFAGKGASDDPCSEAYHGTHANSEVEVKSVVDFIQKHRNFKCFIDLHSYSQLLMYPYGYTFNKAPDTKELDEVARRAAKALASLSGTEYRVGPISTTIYPASGSSTDWAYDNGIKYAFAFELRDTRHYGFLLPANQIIPTAEETWLGMKTIMEHVRDHLY, from the exons ggaCCAAGTTTTCAGGATTAACGTCAGAAATGGAGATGAGATCAGCAAAATAAGTCAGCTAGTGAATTCAGACAACTTCAAG CTCAGCTTCTGGAAATCTCCCTCTACTTTTGGTCATCCTGTGGATATCCTCGTCCCTTCTGTCAGTCTTCAGCCAGTCAGAGCCTTCCTGAAGTCCCAGCTCTTAGAGTACTCAGTGACTATTGAAGACCTGCAG GCCCTTTTAgataatgaagagaaagaaaggcaacACAATGAAGGTCAAGAACGGAGCAGTAATAACTTCAACTATGGGGCCTACCATTCTCTGGAAGCT ATTTACCATGAGATGGACAGCATTGCCCAAGATTTTTCTGGCTTGGTGAGCAGGGTGAAAATTGGGCATTCATTTGAAAACCGGTCGATGTATATACTGAAG TTCAGTACTGGGAGAGGCAGTCAGCGGCCGGCCATTTGGCTGAACGCAGGCATCCATTCCCGGGAGTGGATCTCACAGGCCACGGCAATCTGGACTGCGAGAAAG ATTGTAACTGATTATGGGAAGGATCCAGCCATCACATCCATCTTGGAGAAAATGGATATTTTCTTGTTGCCTGTGGCCAATCCTGATGGATATGTTTACACACAAACTCAA GACCGATTATGGAGGAAGTCACGGTCTCTAAATCCTGGAAGCTCCTGCATTGGTACTGATCTAAATAGAAATTGGAATGTTAGTTTTGCAG GAAAGGGAGCCAGTGACGACCCTTGCTCTGAAGCATACCATGGAACCCATGCCAATTCGGAAGTAGAGGTGAAATCGGTGGTAGATTTCATCCAAAAACACAGGAATTTCAAATGTTTCATTGACCTTCACAGCTACTCACAGCTGCTGATGTACCCATATGGGTACACGTTCAACAAGGCCCCGGATACTAAAGAGCTG GATGAGGTGGCAAGGCGTGCGGCCAAAGCTCTGGCTTCGCTGTCGGGCACTGAGTATCGCGTGGGTCCTATCAGCACCACTATCT ATCCAGCTAGCGGGAGCAGCACTGACTGGGCATATGATAATGGCATCAAGTATGCATTTGCTTTTGAGTTGAGAGATACTAGGCACTATGGCTTCCTTCTGCCAGCCAACCAGATCATCCCCACTGCAGAGGAGACCTGGCTGGGGATGAAGACCATCATGGAACATGTGCGGGACCACCTCTACTAG
- the LOC105063080 gene encoding carboxypeptidase A4 isoform X4, translating into MKWILFFGALIGSGICGREKCFGDQVFRINVRNGDEISKISQLVNSDNFKLSFWKSPSTFGHPVDILVPSVSLQPVRAFLKSQLLEYSVTIEDLQALLDNEEKERQHNEGQERSSNNFNYGAYHSLEAIYHEMDSIAQDFSGLVSRVKIGHSFENRSMYILKFSTGRGSQRPAIWLNAGIHSREWISQATAIWTARKIVTDYGKDPAITSILEKMDIFLLPVANPDGYVYTQTQDRLWRKSRSLNPGSSCIGTDLNRNWNVSFAGKGASDDPCSEAYHGTHANSEVEVKSVVDFIQKHRNFKCFIDLHSYSQLLMYPYGYTFNKAPDTKELDEVARRAAKALASLSGTEYRVGPISTTICRACRPLGAVLS; encoded by the exons ggaCCAAGTTTTCAGGATTAACGTCAGAAATGGAGATGAGATCAGCAAAATAAGTCAGCTAGTGAATTCAGACAACTTCAAG CTCAGCTTCTGGAAATCTCCCTCTACTTTTGGTCATCCTGTGGATATCCTCGTCCCTTCTGTCAGTCTTCAGCCAGTCAGAGCCTTCCTGAAGTCCCAGCTCTTAGAGTACTCAGTGACTATTGAAGACCTGCAG GCCCTTTTAgataatgaagagaaagaaaggcaacACAATGAAGGTCAAGAACGGAGCAGTAATAACTTCAACTATGGGGCCTACCATTCTCTGGAAGCT ATTTACCATGAGATGGACAGCATTGCCCAAGATTTTTCTGGCTTGGTGAGCAGGGTGAAAATTGGGCATTCATTTGAAAACCGGTCGATGTATATACTGAAG TTCAGTACTGGGAGAGGCAGTCAGCGGCCGGCCATTTGGCTGAACGCAGGCATCCATTCCCGGGAGTGGATCTCACAGGCCACGGCAATCTGGACTGCGAGAAAG ATTGTAACTGATTATGGGAAGGATCCAGCCATCACATCCATCTTGGAGAAAATGGATATTTTCTTGTTGCCTGTGGCCAATCCTGATGGATATGTTTACACACAAACTCAA GACCGATTATGGAGGAAGTCACGGTCTCTAAATCCTGGAAGCTCCTGCATTGGTACTGATCTAAATAGAAATTGGAATGTTAGTTTTGCAG GAAAGGGAGCCAGTGACGACCCTTGCTCTGAAGCATACCATGGAACCCATGCCAATTCGGAAGTAGAGGTGAAATCGGTGGTAGATTTCATCCAAAAACACAGGAATTTCAAATGTTTCATTGACCTTCACAGCTACTCACAGCTGCTGATGTACCCATATGGGTACACGTTCAACAAGGCCCCGGATACTAAAGAGCTG GATGAGGTGGCAAGGCGTGCGGCCAAAGCTCTGGCTTCGCTGTCGGGCACTGAGTATCGCGTGGGTCCTATCAGCACCACTATCT